The proteins below are encoded in one region of Mycobacterium pseudokansasii:
- a CDS encoding IclR family transcriptional regulator: MPRTERNSPATRDEGIQVLRRAAAALDEIAAAPGQLRLVDLSERLELAKSTTRRLLVGLVEVGLASIDDRGHFSLGERLLGFGNATAAHIAAVFRPTIERVAAATGGETVDLSILRGHKMWFVDQIESSHRLRAVSAIGVRFPLNSTANGKAALAVLDDAAAETALAKFSPEVAAALRRAIAEIRSSGIAFDRDEHTPGISAAAIAGRALGDNVVAISVPTPTERFAEKEQRIVSALRSAADSPVWTR; encoded by the coding sequence GTGCCGCGAACGGAACGAAATTCCCCGGCGACTCGCGATGAGGGTATCCAGGTGCTGCGTCGGGCCGCAGCCGCATTGGACGAGATCGCGGCCGCGCCCGGTCAGTTGCGCCTCGTCGACCTCAGTGAGCGCTTGGAGCTGGCCAAGTCGACCACGCGCCGGCTGCTGGTCGGTCTGGTCGAAGTCGGTTTGGCCAGCATCGATGACCGGGGCCACTTTTCTCTCGGCGAACGCTTACTGGGATTCGGCAACGCCACCGCAGCGCACATCGCTGCGGTGTTCCGGCCGACCATCGAGCGAGTGGCCGCAGCAACCGGCGGCGAAACTGTCGACCTGTCGATTCTGCGTGGCCACAAGATGTGGTTCGTCGACCAGATCGAGTCGTCACACCGACTCCGCGCCGTTTCGGCAATCGGTGTCCGATTCCCGCTGAACAGCACCGCCAACGGAAAGGCCGCCCTCGCGGTACTCGACGACGCGGCCGCCGAAACCGCCCTGGCCAAGTTCAGTCCTGAAGTCGCCGCAGCCCTGCGTCGTGCGATCGCTGAAATCCGAAGCAGTGGAATAGCGTTCGATCGTGACGAGCACACCCCGGGTATTTCCGCGGCCGCTATCGCCGGACGAGCCTTGGGCGACAACGTGGTCGCCATCTCGGTGCCCACGCCGACCGAGCGGTTTGCGGAAAAGGAACAGCGCATCGTTTCAGCACTGCGCAGCGCGGCCGATTCTCCGGTCTGGACACGCTGA
- a CDS encoding FAD-binding oxidoreductase: MSALPAGRHFFRGDEGYEAARRGSVWHQRVPERYPAVIVQAAGADDIIAGLRYAKANGHKVSIVSGGHSFAASHLRDGAVLLDVSRLDHATIDAEKRTAVVGPGKGGSLLMADLEAQNLFFPGGHCKGVCLGGYLLQGGYGWNSRILGPACESVIGLDVITAEGEQIHCDEDNHADLYWAARGAGPGFFGVVTSFYLKLYPRPAVCGTSVYVYPFEVADEVYTWARNISADVDRRVEMQIIATRSVAEMGLEIPAIVLASPAFADSEEEAKEALSVFDTCPVVDRALIKNPYVPTDLPAWYDVVMTHYLGDHRYTADNMWTSASADQLLPGIRNILDTLPPPPSHFLWLNWGPSPARQDMAYSVEDEIYLALYGSWKDAADDEKYGDWARSNMAAMSHLATGIQLADENLGDRPARFATDEAMARLDKTRATYDPDGLFNSWMGRI, encoded by the coding sequence ATGAGCGCGCTACCGGCCGGTCGGCACTTTTTCCGCGGTGACGAGGGCTACGAAGCGGCCCGCCGTGGTTCTGTGTGGCATCAACGAGTGCCCGAACGGTATCCCGCGGTAATCGTGCAAGCCGCCGGTGCGGACGACATCATCGCGGGGCTGCGCTACGCCAAAGCCAACGGCCACAAGGTCAGCATCGTTTCCGGGGGGCACAGCTTCGCAGCCAGCCATCTGCGTGACGGCGCCGTCCTGCTCGACGTCAGCCGCCTCGATCACGCGACGATCGACGCCGAAAAGCGAACCGCGGTCGTCGGTCCCGGCAAGGGCGGCAGCCTGCTCATGGCCGACCTCGAGGCGCAAAACTTGTTCTTCCCCGGTGGCCACTGCAAGGGCGTCTGCCTCGGCGGTTATCTGCTGCAGGGTGGCTACGGCTGGAACAGCCGTATTCTCGGCCCGGCCTGTGAGAGCGTCATCGGCCTCGACGTCATAACCGCGGAGGGCGAGCAGATCCATTGCGACGAAGACAATCACGCCGACCTGTACTGGGCTGCCCGCGGCGCCGGTCCGGGCTTTTTCGGTGTGGTCACGTCGTTCTACCTGAAGCTTTACCCGCGGCCGGCCGTCTGCGGCACCAGCGTGTATGTCTACCCCTTCGAGGTCGCCGACGAGGTCTACACCTGGGCCCGCAACATCAGCGCCGACGTGGACCGCCGCGTGGAGATGCAGATCATCGCGACACGCAGCGTCGCGGAGATGGGTCTGGAGATTCCGGCCATAGTGCTGGCGTCGCCAGCGTTCGCCGACTCGGAGGAAGAGGCCAAGGAGGCGCTCTCGGTGTTCGACACCTGCCCGGTCGTCGACCGGGCACTGATCAAAAACCCTTATGTGCCAACTGATCTGCCGGCCTGGTACGACGTGGTGATGACCCACTACCTCGGCGACCACCGGTACACGGCAGACAACATGTGGACATCGGCATCGGCTGACCAGCTGTTGCCGGGGATTCGCAACATCCTCGACACCTTGCCGCCGCCACCGTCGCACTTCTTGTGGCTGAACTGGGGACCATCCCCGGCCCGCCAGGACATGGCCTACAGCGTGGAAGACGAGATTTATCTGGCGCTCTACGGTTCCTGGAAGGACGCCGCCGACGATGAGAAGTACGGCGATTGGGCGCGATCCAACATGGCCGCCATGTCTCACTTGGCCACGGGCATTCAGCTTGCCGACGAGAACCTCGGTGATCGCCCGGCCCGGTTCGCCACCGATGAAGCCATGGCCCGGCTAGACAAGACCCGGGCCACCTATGACCCCGATGGTTTGTTCAACAGTTGGATGGGACGGATTTGA
- a CDS encoding DAPG hydrolase family protein → MTGDLYLGYRDGDADTPFGKFFKPEMAALPDHVVEALQHGPQGGMALLAFGDAATVADEGYHQTENGYGVLEDGSFQVSVRTDMPEVTPAMWTWWFGWHGCDTRRYKLWHPRAHLSAAWKDGSNDAGRRGAQRYIGRWSMIKEYIGSTMLTAAIQFIAPPSMGLPEDSDDGVAVCARLGSGDAPVDVGWFVHHIRSTPVGSEMRSRFWMGGPHIEVRNAPGMASKAVRPIASRVLGDPVATARNLLVHCAQEMNHLAAFMPQLYESFGDE, encoded by the coding sequence ATGACCGGCGACTTGTACCTCGGATATCGCGACGGCGACGCGGACACACCGTTCGGCAAGTTCTTCAAACCCGAAATGGCGGCGCTGCCGGACCATGTCGTCGAAGCGCTTCAACATGGTCCGCAAGGCGGGATGGCGCTGTTGGCGTTCGGTGACGCGGCGACCGTAGCTGACGAGGGCTACCACCAGACGGAGAACGGCTACGGGGTACTCGAGGACGGCAGCTTCCAGGTATCAGTCCGCACCGACATGCCGGAAGTGACCCCGGCGATGTGGACGTGGTGGTTCGGCTGGCACGGTTGCGACACTCGTCGGTACAAACTGTGGCATCCGCGTGCGCATCTCTCCGCGGCCTGGAAGGATGGCTCGAACGATGCCGGACGTCGCGGTGCCCAGCGTTACATCGGCCGCTGGTCGATGATCAAGGAATACATCGGTTCGACGATGCTGACCGCCGCAATACAATTCATCGCACCGCCGTCCATGGGCCTGCCCGAAGATTCCGATGACGGCGTGGCCGTTTGTGCACGGCTGGGCTCCGGTGATGCCCCGGTGGATGTCGGATGGTTCGTCCATCACATTCGCTCGACACCGGTCGGCTCGGAGATGCGGTCGCGGTTTTGGATGGGTGGCCCGCACATCGAGGTTCGCAATGCCCCCGGTATGGCGTCGAAGGCGGTGCGTCCCATAGCATCTCGGGTCCTAGGCGATCCGGTCGCCACCGCCCGCAACCTGCTGGTGCATTGCGCCCAGGAGATGAACCACCTGGCGGCGTTCATGCCCCAGCTCTACGAAAGCTTCGGCGACGAGTAG
- a CDS encoding TetR/AcrR family transcriptional regulator: MPVDDWLIGGDRRAAAAERIYDAATDLIAHDGLNTLDIDKLAIRVHCSRATIYRYVGGKTEIRNAVVKRTAERIVDSVRSAVEPLTGSERLVASILLTLQQIRADPLCQLMVSSIRGGTREVAWFAESPLLADFATELAGLAGGDPQAPKWVIRVVLSLMYWPAENEEAERRLVQTFVAPAFAGQ, from the coding sequence GTGCCTGTTGACGATTGGCTCATCGGCGGCGATCGGCGCGCTGCTGCTGCCGAACGGATCTACGACGCCGCGACCGACCTCATCGCTCACGATGGGCTCAACACCCTCGATATCGACAAGCTCGCTATCCGAGTCCACTGCTCACGGGCAACCATCTACCGCTACGTCGGCGGGAAGACCGAGATCCGTAACGCCGTCGTCAAACGGACCGCGGAACGCATCGTGGACTCGGTGCGCTCGGCCGTCGAGCCGCTGACCGGTTCCGAGCGACTTGTCGCCTCGATCCTTTTGACGCTGCAACAGATCCGAGCCGACCCACTGTGTCAGCTCATGGTCAGCTCGATCCGGGGCGGCACCAGAGAAGTTGCCTGGTTCGCCGAGTCGCCGCTCCTTGCCGACTTTGCTACCGAGCTAGCCGGGCTCGCCGGCGGTGATCCCCAGGCCCCGAAATGGGTGATTCGAGTGGTGCTGTCGCTGATGTACTGGCCGGCAGAAAACGAAGAAGCCGAACGCCGCCTGGTACAAACATTCGTCGCGCCGGCATTTGCCGGACAGTGA
- a CDS encoding PPE family protein, protein MNFSVMPPEINSALIFAGAGAEPFLAAAAAWGGLADELTSAAASFGSVATGLVGSSWLGPSSAAMAAVAGPYAEWLSTSAAQALQAATQAEALVAEFDVVRAAIVQPIMVAANRSDLVSLVMSNLFGQNAPAIAGVEAVYEEMWAQDVSAMAAYHAGASAVVSSLTPFTEPLQRLAGLAGQSSGAAAAVESRLPFDIGFGNLGGGNLGNGNVGLGNLGSGNRGNGNFGAGNLGTSNFGVGNLGNYNFGPGNLGSYNVGLGNTGNNNYGFGNTGTNNIGIGLTGTGQIGIGLPNSGTANLGLFNSGSGNIGFFNSGSGNVGIGNSGNGNTGFFNAGPGNFGIGNSGGFNTGFFNPGNFNTGVFDVGNANTGNFNAGNFNTGNFNSGSSNTGSYNTGNVNTGFFNAGNVNTGFFNTGDMNNGFGFRGTGQGGLHVNIGTPDLTLPPLNMPTLTIPALNLPTIITPDLSIPAIDLPNVIVPAITVPGLDLPAVAVPGFTLDSALLGGFTTPKLVIPPLTTPTIAVPGLDLPAVAVPGFTLDSALLGGFTTPKLVIPPLTTPTIAVPGLDLPAVAVPGFTLDSALLGGFTTPKLVIPPLTTPTVNVPGLDLPNITTPPISVPGLDLPAVAVPGFALDSALLGGFTTPKLAIPALTTPTIAVPDLALPNITTPPIAVPGLDLPAVTVPGFKLDSSLVGGFSTPKLVIPSLTTPTIGVPDLDLPKITTPPIAVPGLDLPALTVPGFKLDSSLVGGFSTPKLVIPSLTTPPIDSPGITLPQISIPGFKVDSITVGGFQTPHIVSPEFTTPTIRFNGLGIYSLAVKWDTNVFALKGVNYLPNTAIIDPFNGQAYFNLISLESSGFDLPTLTIRSYTLPRFGIDGFGLPPITLPDINIPRITLGAFTIPAMSTGQFTIDPVGVDQFGLPPITVPDVNIPPIKLGAFTIPGLDIDPVKLDGFTIPAMSTGQFTIDPVGVDQFGLPPITVPDVNIPPIKLGAFTIPGLDIDPVKLDGFTIPAMSTGQFTIDPVGVDQFGLPPITVPDVNIPPIKLGAFTIPGLDIDPVKLDGFTIPAMSTGQFAIDPIGVDQFGLPPITVPDVNIPPITLGVFTIPGATTGQFVVDPIGVDQFGLPPITVPDVNIPPITLGAFTIPGATTGQFVVDPIGVDQFGLPPITVPDVNIPPITLGTFAIPELNLDPIRLGAFTVPGLTVPPVQLSAFTFPGFTIPSITLPGTTIAGFDIPQPPGFGNTSTAPSSGFFNTGAGGSSGFGNRGLSLSGVFNVNPAVLLGGSGYQNVGTNISGLVNLGGSLSGLANTGSLPMTLPSLLSGIASIGSAGSGFFLRF, encoded by the coding sequence ATGAACTTTTCGGTAATGCCGCCGGAGATCAACTCGGCTCTGATCTTCGCCGGAGCCGGGGCGGAACCGTTCTTGGCGGCTGCGGCGGCCTGGGGCGGGCTGGCGGACGAATTAACCTCGGCGGCAGCCTCTTTCGGTTCGGTGGCCACGGGGTTGGTCGGCAGTTCATGGCTGGGGCCGTCGTCGGCAGCGATGGCCGCAGTGGCAGGCCCCTATGCGGAATGGCTGTCTACTTCGGCGGCCCAGGCCCTGCAGGCGGCGACACAAGCCGAAGCGCTGGTGGCCGAGTTCGACGTCGTCCGAGCGGCAATTGTGCAACCGATTATGGTGGCCGCCAACCGATCCGACCTGGTGTCGCTGGTGATGTCGAACCTGTTCGGCCAGAACGCTCCGGCAATCGCCGGCGTGGAAGCCGTATACGAGGAGATGTGGGCGCAGGACGTGTCGGCAATGGCTGCCTATCACGCAGGCGCTTCCGCGGTGGTCTCATCGCTGACGCCGTTCACCGAGCCGCTGCAGCGTCTGGCGGGCCTGGCGGGACAATCGAGCGGCGCGGCGGCCGCCGTTGAGTCGCGACTGCCTTTCGATATCGGTTTCGGCAACCTTGGCGGCGGCAATCTGGGCAACGGGAATGTCGGCCTCGGGAACCTGGGCAGCGGAAACCGCGGCAATGGCAATTTCGGTGCGGGAAATCTGGGTACCAGCAACTTCGGCGTTGGCAACCTGGGCAACTACAACTTTGGTCCGGGAAATCTCGGCAGCTACAACGTGGGCCTGGGCAACACCGGCAACAACAATTACGGTTTCGGCAACACCGGCACCAACAATATCGGAATCGGCCTCACAGGCACCGGCCAGATCGGCATCGGATTGCCGAACTCTGGCACCGCCAACCTCGGCTTGTTCAACTCGGGCAGCGGAAACATCGGTTTCTTCAACTCGGGCAGCGGGAATGTCGGCATCGGCAACTCCGGCAACGGAAACACGGGATTCTTCAACGCCGGCCCCGGCAACTTTGGCATCGGTAACTCCGGTGGCTTCAACACGGGCTTTTTCAATCCAGGAAATTTCAATACCGGAGTATTTGACGTCGGCAACGCCAATACTGGAAATTTCAACGCTGGGAACTTCAATACCGGCAATTTCAACTCCGGCTCGTCCAACACCGGTAGCTACAACACCGGGAATGTGAACACCGGGTTCTTCAACGCGGGCAACGTCAACACGGGTTTTTTCAACACCGGCGACATGAACAACGGCTTCGGTTTCAGAGGCACTGGTCAGGGCGGCCTGCACGTGAATATCGGCACACCCGATCTGACGTTGCCGCCGCTCAATATGCCCACTCTGACAATACCGGCTTTGAACCTGCCGACCATTATTACGCCCGACTTGTCGATACCCGCTATCGACCTGCCCAATGTCATCGTGCCCGCGATCACCGTGCCGGGGCTGGACCTGCCGGCCGTCGCCGTGCCGGGCTTCACGCTGGACAGCGCCCTCCTGGGCGGCTTCACCACACCCAAGCTGGTCATTCCGCCGCTGACCACACCGACGATCGCCGTGCCGGGGCTGGACCTGCCGGCGGTGGCCGTGCCGGGCTTCACGCTGGACAGCGCCCTCCTGGGCGGCTTCACCACACCCAAGCTGGTCATTCCGCCGCTGACGACACCGACGATCGCCGTGCCGGGGCTGGACCTGCCGGCGGTGGCCGTGCCGGGCTTCACGCTGGACAGCGCCCTCCTGGGCGGCTTTACCACGCCCAAGCTGGTCATTCCGCCGCTGACCACGCCCACCGTCAACGTGCCCGGTCTCGACCTGCCCAACATCACCACGCCCCCGATCAGTGTGCCGGGGCTGGATCTGCCGGCCGTGGCCGTGCCGGGCTTCGCGCTGGACAGCGCTCTCCTGGGCGGCTTTACCACACCCAAGCTGGCCATTCCTGCGCTGACGACGCCCACCATCGCGGTGCCCGACCTTGCCCTACCCAACATCACCACGCCTCCGATTGCCGTGCCGGGACTGGATCTGCCGGCCGTGACCGTCCCGGGCTTCAAGTTGGACAGCTCACTCGTCGGTGGTTTCAGCACGCCCAAGCTGGTCATTCCGTCGCTGACGACACCGACGATCGGCGTGCCGGATCTTGACTTGCCGAAGATCACTACGCCCCCGATCGCGGTGCCGGGGTTGGATCTGCCGGCCCTGACCGTCCCGGGCTTCAAGTTGGACAGCTCACTCGTCGGCGGTTTCAGCACACCCAAGCTGGTCATTCCGTCGCTGACAACCCCCCCGATCGATTCGCCGGGTATCACGTTGCCGCAGATATCGATACCTGGTTTCAAGGTCGACAGCATAACCGTAGGCGGCTTTCAGACGCCCCACATAGTTTCGCCAGAATTTACTACACCGACGATTCGTTTTAACGGTCTTGGTATCTACAGTCTAGCGGTAAAGTGGGACACCAATGTATTTGCTCTCAAGGGAGTGAACTACCTCCCGAATACAGCTATCATTGATCCGTTCAACGGCCAGGCGTACTTTAACCTGATCTCACTGGAATCCTCGGGATTCGATCTTCCCACCCTCACCATCCGGTCGTATACGTTACCGCGCTTCGGGATCGACGGATTCGGCCTTCCGCCGATCACCCTGCCGGACATCAATATCCCGCGCATCACGCTGGGTGCGTTCACCATACCCGCGATGTCCACGGGTCAGTTCACGATCGACCCCGTGGGGGTGGACCAGTTCGGTCTTCCGCCGATCACCGTGCCCGACGTCAACATTCCGCCGATCAAGTTGGGTGCCTTCACCATTCCGGGGCTTGACATCGACCCCGTCAAGTTGGATGGGTTCACTATTCCGGCGATGTCTACGGGTCAGTTCACGATCGACCCCGTGGGGGTGGACCAGTTCGGTCTTCCGCCGATCACCGTGCCCGACGTCAACATTCCGCCGATCAAGTTGGGTGCCTTCACCATTCCGGGGCTTGACATCGACCCCGTCAAGTTGGATGGGTTCACTATTCCGGCGATGTCTACGGGTCAGTTCACGATCGACCCCGTGGGGGTGGACCAGTTCGGTCTTCCGCCGATCACCGTGCCCGACGTCAACATTCCGCCGATCAAGTTGGGTGCCTTCACCATTCCGGGGCTTGACATCGACCCCGTCAAGTTGGATGGGTTCACTATTCCGGCGATGTCCACGGGTCAGTTCGCTATCGATCCGATCGGGGTGGACCAGTTCGGTCTTCCGCCGATCACCGTGCCCGACGTCAATATCCCGCCGATCACATTGGGCGTCTTTACTATTCCGGGAGCGACCACCGGCCAGTTCGTTGTCGATCCGATCGGGGTGGACCAGTTCGGTCTTCCGCCGATCACCGTGCCCGACGTCAATATCCCGCCGATCACATTGGGCGCCTTTACTATTCCGGGAGCGACCACCGGCCAGTTCGTTGTCGATCCGATCGGGGTGGACCAGTTCGGTCTTCCGCCGATCACCGTGCCCGACGTCAACATCCCACCGATCACATTGGGCACCTTCGCCATTCCCGAACTCAACCTCGACCCGATCCGACTCGGTGCCTTCACCGTCCCGGGCCTTACCGTCCCACCCGTGCAGTTGTCAGCCTTTACTTTCCCCGGTTTCACGATCCCGAGCATCACCCTGCCTGGCACCACGATTGCGGGCTTCGACATCCCGCAGCCGCCGGGCTTCGGCAACACGAGCACCGCACCATCGTCGGGGTTCTTCAACACCGGCGCCGGGGGCAGCTCCGGCTTCGGTAACCGGGGCTTGAGCCTTTCCGGTGTGTTTAATGTGAACCCTGCGGTGCTCCTGGGTGGTTCCGGCTACCAGAATGTCGGCACCAACATCTCTGGACTGGTGAATCTCGGTGGTTCGCTGTCGGGCCTGGCAAATACGGGCAGCCTGCCCATGACGTTACCTAGCCTGCTCTCCGGCATCGCAAGTATCGGAAGTGCGGGCTCCGGCTTCTTCCTCAGGTTCTAG
- a CDS encoding PE family protein: MSFVIAGPEFLAEAGRNLAGIGSTLVEANAAAAAATTRVLAPAVDEVSAAATAFFSGHAQTYQQLSVQAAAFHEQFVRTLLSNAGWYQLTESANAAAAVNPLSAVNAAAQNLLAPVRAVNTAANAQSLALTGRPLVGNGADGGLGQPGKPGGWLGGNGGRGGDGLPGQPGGRGGDATFGNGGAGGRGGIGGGAGGDGGNVMTLGNGGAGGAGGIGAPGAAGVNPIQSVTQPAAAAGSSGSPGTPGGAGADGVAGQPGGAGGAGGMGSTSVPGGTGGGGNGGDGGDGGAGAPGGAGGNGGAGIGLSGGNGGDGGDGGIGAAGGRGGAGGPGAAGGDGGHGGDAGGASSVGGAGGPGGRGGNGGHGGSMGGNGGAGGIGGPGGTGGVGAPGANGGNGGLGGSVGSNGGDGGDGGVGAPGGLGGPGGAGGNGGNGGQYGRGGAVGAGGVGGVGGIGGSGGAGGIGGGAVVTGTGGTGGDGGASGAGGVGGVGGPAGSAGAGGPAGPNGPAGPGGAFAPGGAGGRGGAGGVGGRGGSGGTAFYGATPGAGGVGGSGGAGAAGGLGGPGSPAGGVGATGSAGVIGSKGSTGTKAPVLGFPL, from the coding sequence ATGTCATTTGTGATCGCGGGGCCGGAGTTCTTGGCGGAGGCTGGTCGTAATTTGGCTGGGATCGGTTCGACGTTGGTGGAGGCTAATGCTGCGGCGGCGGCCGCCACAACGCGGGTGTTGGCCCCGGCTGTGGACGAGGTGTCAGCGGCGGCCACGGCCTTTTTCAGCGGACACGCGCAGACATATCAGCAGCTCAGCGTTCAAGCCGCGGCTTTTCATGAGCAGTTTGTGCGTACTCTGCTCAGCAACGCTGGCTGGTATCAGCTCACCGAGTCCGCCAACGCCGCGGCGGCGGTCAACCCGCTCAGCGCTGTGAACGCTGCGGCCCAAAACCTGCTGGCCCCCGTTAGAGCGGTAAACACCGCGGCGAACGCTCAATCTCTCGCGCTTACTGGCCGTCCGCTGGTCGGCAACGGCGCCGACGGTGGTCTTGGCCAGCCCGGAAAGCCTGGCGGGTGGTTAGGGGGCAACGGCGGCCGGGGCGGTGACGGTTTGCCTGGCCAGCCCGGAGGTAGAGGCGGTGATGCGACATTCGGCAACGGCGGAGCGGGCGGGCGCGGCGGCATCGGCGGCGGTGCCGGTGGTGACGGGGGCAACGTAATGACACTGGGTAACGGCGGGGCGGGCGGTGCCGGCGGCATCGGCGCGCCCGGCGCCGCCGGCGTCAACCCGATTCAGAGCGTCACCCAGCCTGCGGCAGCCGCAGGTAGCTCCGGCAGCCCCGGTACACCTGGCGGCGCTGGAGCCGACGGGGTCGCCGGGCAGCCCGGCGGTGCCGGCGGCGCGGGTGGAATGGGCTCGACTTCTGTCCCCGGCGGCACGGGTGGCGGTGGCAACGGCGGTGATGGCGGCGATGGCGGTGCAGGTGCGCCGGGCGGCGCGGGCGGCAACGGCGGCGCAGGGATCGGGCTCAGCGGCGGCAATGGCGGTGACGGTGGTGACGGTGGCATTGGCGCCGCCGGCGGCAGGGGCGGTGCCGGCGGCCCCGGGGCTGCCGGTGGCGACGGCGGCCACGGTGGTGACGCCGGCGGAGCCAGCAGCGTGGGCGGCGCCGGTGGCCCGGGTGGACGCGGCGGCAATGGCGGTCACGGTGGATCGATGGGTGGCAATGGTGGCGCCGGCGGCATCGGTGGACCTGGCGGCACGGGTGGCGTAGGAGCTCCCGGTGCCAATGGCGGCAACGGTGGACTCGGCGGCTCGGTCGGCTCAAACGGGGGCGACGGCGGCGACGGTGGCGTTGGCGCGCCGGGTGGCCTTGGCGGCCCTGGTGGCGCCGGCGGTAATGGTGGCAACGGCGGGCAATACGGTCGCGGTGGTGCCGTTGGCGCTGGCGGCGTCGGTGGTGTAGGCGGCATCGGTGGCAGCGGCGGCGCTGGCGGCATCGGTGGCGGCGCCGTGGTCACGGGGACTGGCGGTACCGGTGGCGACGGCGGTGCCAGTGGTGCAGGCGGAGTCGGCGGAGTGGGTGGTCCGGCCGGATCGGCCGGGGCTGGCGGTCCAGCCGGCCCTAATGGCCCGGCTGGACCCGGCGGCGCCTTCGCACCTGGCGGTGCGGGCGGCCGCGGTGGCGCAGGCGGCGTCGGCGGCAGGGGCGGTAGCGGCGGCACCGCCTTCTATGGTGCGACTCCCGGCGCCGGGGGCGTGGGCGGGAGTGGCGGTGCCGGCGCAGCAGGTGGTCTCGGAGGGCCGGGCAGCCCGGCTGGAGGCGTTGGTGCCACTGGCAGCGCCGGCGTCATCGGCAGCAAAGGGTCCACGGGCACGAAGGCCCCGGTTTTGGGGTTCCCACTTTAG
- a CDS encoding cytochrome P450 — translation MTAATDAITLFGAESLQNPYPLYERMHAAGPVHRIADSAFYAVCGWDAVHDAISRPEEFSSNLTAALTYTPEGKVKPFEMDQLDGPTHVLATADDPAHAVHRKLLVRHLAAKRIRVIEHFAAETAERLWADGLREGRIEWMGAMANRLPMMVVAELIGVPHADVAQLVKWGYAATQLLEGLVSQEQLAAAGVAVMELSGYIFEQFGWAATNPQSNLLGELVTACASGEIDTLTAQIMMVTLFAAGGESTASLLGSAAWMLASRPDIQLQVREKPELLAAFIEETLRYEAPFRGHYRHVRRDTSLAGVELPADSHLLLLWGAANRDPAQFESPEQFRLDRAGGKGHISFGKGAHFCVGAALARLEAQIVLRLLLDRTAPIEAADVGRWLPSILVRRLEHLELTVR, via the coding sequence GTGACAGCCGCCACCGATGCCATCACCCTCTTCGGTGCCGAATCCCTGCAGAATCCGTACCCACTCTACGAGCGCATGCACGCCGCCGGTCCGGTCCACCGCATAGCCGACTCGGCGTTCTACGCCGTGTGCGGTTGGGATGCCGTTCACGACGCCATCAGCCGCCCCGAAGAGTTCTCCTCGAATTTGACTGCCGCGTTGACGTATACCCCCGAGGGGAAGGTCAAGCCGTTCGAGATGGATCAGCTCGACGGTCCCACCCACGTGCTCGCCACCGCCGACGACCCTGCCCACGCGGTGCACCGCAAGCTGTTGGTGCGTCACTTGGCGGCCAAGCGAATCCGCGTAATCGAGCACTTCGCCGCCGAGACCGCAGAGCGGCTCTGGGCCGACGGCTTGCGGGAGGGGCGCATCGAATGGATGGGTGCCATGGCCAACCGGCTGCCGATGATGGTCGTGGCTGAGCTCATCGGCGTCCCCCACGCCGACGTCGCTCAACTGGTGAAGTGGGGATATGCTGCCACTCAGCTCCTCGAAGGGTTGGTTAGTCAAGAGCAACTCGCCGCCGCGGGCGTCGCCGTAATGGAACTCAGCGGCTACATCTTCGAGCAATTCGGCTGGGCGGCCACCAACCCGCAGAGCAACCTGCTCGGGGAGCTGGTCACCGCCTGCGCATCCGGTGAAATCGACACGCTCACCGCCCAAATCATGATGGTCACCTTGTTCGCCGCCGGCGGAGAGTCCACGGCCTCGTTGCTGGGCAGCGCGGCGTGGATGCTCGCCAGCCGCCCCGATATCCAGCTACAAGTCCGAGAGAAACCGGAGCTGCTCGCGGCGTTCATCGAAGAGACGTTGCGCTACGAGGCCCCATTCCGGGGCCACTACCGGCACGTGCGAAGAGATACCAGCTTGGCCGGCGTCGAACTCCCGGCTGATTCGCACCTCTTGCTGCTGTGGGGCGCGGCCAACCGCGATCCGGCCCAGTTCGAGTCACCCGAGCAATTCCGTCTTGACCGCGCAGGAGGCAAGGGCCACATCAGTTTTGGGAAGGGCGCACACTTCTGCGTGGGTGCCGCGCTGGCACGTCTGGAGGCGCAGATCGTCTTGCGGCTACTGCTCGACAGAACCGCACCCATCGAGGCCGCCGACGTCGGACGATGGTTGCCAAGCATTTTGGTGCGCCGCCTTGAACACCTCGAGTTGACGGTGAGATAG
- a CDS encoding DUF6941 family protein, which translates to MKVSLLLADAAQADPQSGKVHALGLGWRQCQTPTPPFALVLFLDIDWDETNRQHKLTCQLLTTDGDPVVVTGPHGPQPMLFEAAAEAGRMPGSIHGTSVRMPLALSIPPGIPLEPGLYEWRVEVEGFEQATAVEAFIVTGGGHSPMSFE; encoded by the coding sequence ATGAAAGTCAGCCTTTTGCTGGCGGACGCAGCGCAGGCCGACCCCCAGTCGGGTAAGGTCCACGCCCTCGGGCTGGGCTGGCGACAATGCCAAACACCCACTCCCCCTTTCGCTTTGGTGCTTTTTTTGGACATCGACTGGGATGAGACCAACCGACAGCACAAGTTGACGTGCCAACTGCTGACCACCGATGGAGATCCGGTGGTAGTGACGGGGCCGCATGGCCCACAGCCCATGCTGTTCGAAGCCGCCGCCGAGGCAGGCCGGATGCCCGGATCGATCCACGGCACTTCGGTCCGGATGCCGCTTGCCCTCAGTATCCCGCCGGGAATTCCGTTGGAACCGGGACTCTACGAGTGGCGGGTGGAGGTGGAGGGCTTCGAGCAGGCCACGGCGGTCGAGGCTTTCATCGTGACCGGTGGAGGCCATTCGCCGATGTCCTTCGAGTAA